In the genome of Saccharomonospora viridis DSM 43017, one region contains:
- the ilvD gene encoding dihydroxy-acid dehydratase — translation MAEAHPVDPRPRSREVTDGLERTAARAMLRAVGMGDADFAKPQVGIASSWNEITPCNLSLRRLAEASKQGVHAGGGYPLEFGTLSVSDGISMGHQGMHFSLVSREVVADSVETVLEAERLDGAVLLAGCDKSLPGMLMAAARVDVAAVFVYAGSTLPGRVDDRELTIIDAFEAVGACSRGLMSAEDVERVERAVCPGEGACGGMYTANTMACAAEALGMALPSSASPPSVDRRRDVLARASGEAAVELLRRGITATDVLTREAFENAIAVVMAFGGSTNAVLHLLAIAHEAGVPLSLDDFSRIGDRVPHLADVKPFGRYVMATVDRVGGVPAVMRALLEAGLLHGDCLTVTGRTVAENLAEIDPPELDGTVIRRLDDPLHPAGGITILYGSLAPEGAVVKSAGFDATRFEGRARVFDGEQAAMAALNELSAGDVVVIRNEGPRGGPGMREMLAVTGAIKGAGLGRDVLLLTDGRFSGGTTGLCVGHVAPEAAHGGPIAFVRDGDPIAADLSTRTLELRVDDAELARRREGWRPPGIAHRGVLGKYARLVGSASRGAVCPASSESPRDYPTG, via the coding sequence ATGGCCGAAGCACACCCCGTCGACCCCAGACCCCGCAGCCGGGAGGTCACCGACGGTCTCGAACGCACGGCCGCGAGGGCGATGTTGCGGGCGGTGGGGATGGGTGACGCCGACTTCGCGAAACCGCAGGTGGGGATCGCGTCGTCGTGGAACGAGATCACCCCGTGCAACCTGTCGCTACGCAGGCTCGCGGAGGCGAGCAAACAGGGTGTGCACGCCGGCGGCGGATATCCACTGGAATTCGGCACGCTCTCGGTCTCCGACGGGATCAGCATGGGACATCAGGGCATGCACTTCTCCCTGGTGTCGCGCGAGGTCGTCGCCGATTCGGTCGAGACGGTGCTGGAGGCCGAGCGACTGGACGGCGCGGTGCTGCTCGCCGGATGTGACAAGAGTCTGCCCGGCATGCTCATGGCCGCCGCTCGCGTCGACGTCGCCGCCGTGTTCGTCTACGCGGGATCGACGCTGCCGGGACGTGTCGACGATCGGGAGCTCACGATCATCGACGCGTTCGAGGCCGTGGGCGCGTGTTCCCGTGGGCTGATGAGCGCCGAGGACGTCGAACGGGTCGAGCGCGCCGTGTGTCCCGGCGAGGGTGCGTGCGGCGGCATGTACACGGCCAACACGATGGCGTGCGCGGCGGAGGCGTTGGGGATGGCGCTGCCGTCCTCGGCCAGTCCCCCGTCGGTCGATCGGCGCAGGGACGTTCTGGCCCGTGCCAGCGGGGAGGCCGCCGTCGAGCTGCTGCGCAGGGGGATCACGGCAACCGACGTCCTCACCAGGGAGGCGTTCGAAAACGCCATCGCGGTGGTGATGGCCTTCGGCGGCTCCACCAACGCCGTGTTGCACCTACTGGCGATCGCGCACGAAGCCGGGGTACCGCTGTCGTTGGACGACTTCTCCCGGATCGGTGATCGCGTTCCGCACCTGGCGGACGTCAAGCCGTTCGGGCGGTACGTGATGGCGACGGTCGACCGGGTCGGCGGGGTGCCGGCGGTGATGCGGGCGTTGCTCGAGGCGGGGCTGTTGCACGGCGACTGCCTCACCGTCACCGGGCGGACGGTGGCGGAGAACCTCGCGGAGATCGACCCACCCGAACTGGACGGGACCGTCATCCGCCGACTCGACGACCCCCTCCACCCCGCCGGGGGGATCACCATCCTGTACGGCAGTCTCGCGCCGGAGGGCGCCGTGGTGAAAAGCGCCGGTTTCGACGCCACTCGCTTCGAGGGCCGGGCCCGCGTCTTCGACGGCGAACAGGCGGCGATGGCGGCGCTGAACGAGTTGTCCGCGGGCGATGTCGTGGTGATCCGGAACGAAGGGCCGCGTGGTGGGCCGGGGATGCGGGAGATGCTGGCCGTCACCGGTGCGATCAAAGGGGCGGGGCTCGGTCGTGACGTGTTGCTGCTGACCGACGGCCGCTTCTCGGGCGGCACCACCGGGCTGTGCGTCGGGCACGTCGCACCCGAAGCGGCACACGGTGGACCGATCGCGTTCGTCCGTGACGGCGATCCGATCGCGGCCGACCTGTCGACGAGGACACTGGAGTTGCGGGTGGACGACGCGGAACTCGCTCGGCGTCGAGAGGGCTGGCGGCCACCGGGGATCGCCCACCGGGGTGTGCTGGGCAAGTACGCGCGGCTGGTGGGGTCGGCCTCGCGGGGTGCCGTGTGCCCGGCGTCGTCGGAAAGCCCGCGCGACTACCCGACCGGATGA
- a CDS encoding DUF7715 family protein, translated as MVKALVATSATQGFRDNDYHWCIEGELVWIAPTCAKDRDDPDGGCGCGRGFAGLSSHRATTTAMVRTLHGISRDDYVMVLRSSVEEQGYDIVDVEGLADSLLELVADLPEGAVLEHRLDYVQVRQGVPY; from the coding sequence ATGGTGAAGGCACTGGTGGCCACGTCGGCGACACAGGGCTTCCGGGACAACGACTACCACTGGTGCATCGAGGGGGAACTCGTGTGGATAGCGCCGACCTGTGCCAAGGACCGCGACGATCCCGACGGCGGCTGCGGCTGCGGACGTGGGTTCGCGGGACTGTCGTCCCATCGCGCCACCACCACGGCCATGGTGCGCACTCTGCACGGCATCAGCCGTGACGACTACGTCATGGTCCTGCGGTCGAGTGTGGAGGAACAGGGTTACGACATCGTCGACGTGGAAGGCCTGGCCGATTCGCTGTTGGAACTGGTGGCCGATCTGCCCGAAGGTGCCGTGCTCGAACACCGGTTGGACTACGTCCAGGTCAGGCAGGGGGTTCCGTACTAG
- a CDS encoding cobyrinate a,c-diamide synthase, which yields MVARIVIAAPATGHGKTSVATGLMAALRARGVAVSGHKIGPDFVDPCFHALATGLPPRNLDPFLQGEDRVVPLLLHGARTADIAVVEGVMGLFDGALGTEGYASTAHVAKLVGAPVVLVVDASTASRSVAASVLGFVRYDPEVRVAGVILNRVDSRPHEEEIRAALEPTGVPVLGVLPHDDEVRAAGRHLGPASSERRADAERLVVRLAEWVAAGVDLDAVVRVARSAPELTARAWDPTDDVRPGARRPVVAAVSDGTFTFRYTETVELLEAAGIEVVDLDPVRDETLPEACAGLYFGGGFPENRAEGLSANVALRHRVAAAVGEGMPVVAERAGVVYLCREFDGLPMAGVLDAVARTAGGALGYRDATASADSVLAVRDQKVRGHEFRFTSVEPRSGPAAAWTWDGREEGFASATLHASYLHVHWAGHPELARRFVAAVRDE from the coding sequence ATGGTCGCCAGGATCGTCATCGCCGCACCGGCCACAGGACACGGCAAGACCAGCGTCGCCACCGGACTCATGGCGGCGTTACGGGCCCGTGGCGTGGCCGTGTCCGGGCACAAGATCGGTCCGGACTTCGTCGATCCCTGCTTTCACGCGTTGGCGACCGGACTCCCACCGCGCAACCTGGACCCGTTCCTGCAGGGGGAGGATCGGGTGGTGCCGTTGTTGCTCCACGGTGCCCGTACCGCCGACATCGCCGTCGTCGAAGGCGTGATGGGCTTGTTCGACGGAGCGCTCGGCACCGAGGGGTACGCCTCCACGGCGCATGTCGCGAAGCTCGTTGGAGCACCGGTGGTGTTGGTGGTGGACGCGAGTACGGCGAGCCGGAGTGTCGCGGCGTCGGTGCTGGGATTCGTCCGGTACGACCCCGAGGTGCGGGTGGCGGGCGTGATCCTCAACCGGGTCGACTCGCGGCCACACGAGGAGGAGATCCGTGCGGCACTGGAACCGACCGGTGTCCCGGTGTTGGGGGTGTTGCCCCACGACGACGAGGTGCGTGCGGCGGGACGCCACCTCGGGCCCGCGAGCAGCGAACGCCGTGCCGATGCCGAGCGACTCGTCGTTCGACTGGCCGAGTGGGTGGCCGCCGGGGTCGACCTCGACGCGGTGGTCCGGGTCGCGCGGTCGGCGCCGGAGTTGACCGCGCGGGCATGGGACCCGACCGATGACGTGCGACCCGGTGCCCGGCGACCCGTGGTCGCGGCGGTCTCCGACGGCACGTTCACGTTCCGTTACACCGAGACCGTCGAACTGCTCGAGGCCGCGGGCATCGAGGTGGTCGACCTCGACCCCGTTCGGGACGAGACGCTGCCCGAGGCGTGTGCGGGCCTGTACTTCGGGGGCGGTTTCCCCGAGAACCGGGCCGAGGGGCTGTCGGCCAATGTCGCACTGCGGCACCGTGTCGCGGCGGCCGTCGGGGAAGGCATGCCGGTCGTGGCCGAGCGAGCCGGTGTGGTGTACCTGTGCCGCGAGTTCGACGGATTGCCGATGGCCGGCGTGTTGGATGCGGTCGCCCGGACGGCCGGCGGTGCCCTCGGTTACCGCGACGCCACGGCGAGCGCCGATTCGGTCCTGGCGGTGCGGGACCAGAAGGTGCGGGGGCATGAGTTCCGCTTCACGAGCGTCGAGCCGCGGTCCGGACCCGCAGCCGCGTGGACCTGGGACGGCCGGGAGGAAGGGTTCGCCTCTGCCACGCTGCACGCGTCGTACCTGCACGTGCATTGGGCTGGACATCCCGAGTTGGCGCGGCGGTTCGTCGCGGCTGTGCGGGATGAGTGA
- a CDS encoding adenosylcobinamide-GDP ribazoletransferase: protein MSRAAPPVRDGLRMAFGTLTAVPVPPPRAVDRRVAGVAMTLAPLAALFLAALAVPAVLLGTWLGLPPLVSAVAAIGVVTFGSRGLHLDGLADTADGLAASYDRDRALDVMRRGDVGPTGVVTLVLAVLTQVAALAGIVASGPTPATAVSAMAIAVVAGRGMLPLCCVRGLPSARPEGLGAAVAGSVPPGVAAVVAALVIAAAAVVTAVVPGPPWWQGVLAVLLGWLAAGALLGHAVRRFGGVTGDVLGACVETATLVTLVVFSASGLDPLR from the coding sequence ATGAGTCGCGCGGCACCACCGGTGCGGGACGGTCTGCGCATGGCGTTCGGCACGCTGACGGCGGTACCGGTGCCCCCTCCGCGGGCCGTGGACCGACGGGTGGCCGGAGTCGCGATGACGCTGGCGCCGTTGGCCGCGCTCTTTCTGGCCGCACTGGCGGTGCCGGCCGTCCTCCTCGGAACCTGGCTGGGTCTGCCGCCGTTGGTGTCGGCGGTCGCCGCGATCGGCGTGGTCACGTTCGGTAGCCGAGGACTGCACCTCGACGGGCTCGCCGACACCGCCGACGGTCTGGCGGCCTCGTACGACCGGGACCGGGCACTGGACGTCATGCGTCGCGGTGATGTGGGACCGACCGGGGTCGTGACCCTGGTGCTCGCGGTGCTGACGCAGGTCGCCGCGCTGGCCGGGATCGTGGCGAGCGGGCCCACTCCGGCGACCGCTGTCAGCGCCATGGCCATCGCCGTGGTGGCGGGACGGGGCATGCTGCCGTTGTGTTGTGTGCGCGGGCTGCCCTCGGCTCGCCCCGAGGGGCTCGGCGCCGCCGTCGCGGGCAGCGTGCCTCCGGGAGTGGCCGCGGTGGTCGCGGCTCTGGTCATCGCCGCGGCCGCCGTGGTCACCGCGGTGGTGCCGGGGCCCCCGTGGTGGCAGGGCGTGCTCGCAGTGCTGTTGGGCTGGCTGGCCGCGGGAGCGCTGCTGGGACACGCGGTACGCCGTTTCGGCGGCGTGACCGGCGACGTCCTGGGCGCGTGCGTCGAGACGGCGACGTTGGTGACACTCGTGGTGTTCTCCGCCTCCGGCCTCGACCCGCTGCGATGA
- the cobT gene encoding nicotinate-nucleotide--dimethylbenzimidazole phosphoribosyltransferase codes for MRSIEVPLPDAGVEREARRRLDGLVKPVGALGRLEELAAWLCAAHGTVPPPPVDDVRVVVFAGDHGITRTRPDVSAYPRQITAAMLRTFVTGKSGVTVLARQVGARVRVLDIAVDVDLDHIPEEVRAFKVRHGSGSIDVEDALAPDEVERAFDLGRAVADEEIDAGAQVLIPGDMGIGNSTVAAALVAASLGLPADEVVGTGTGVDEDGRARKVAVLDAALARAGHVEDPLSLLAALGSACAAATAGFVVQAAVRATPVLLDGVFSCAAALVARDLAPDAPRWWLAGHRSTEPAQGHALKALGLEPILDLGLRLGEGSGAVQAVSVLKAARAVLAEMGALADLT; via the coding sequence GTGAGATCGATCGAGGTACCCCTACCCGATGCGGGGGTCGAACGTGAGGCACGTCGGCGACTCGACGGGCTGGTCAAACCTGTCGGGGCACTCGGCAGGCTTGAGGAGCTCGCCGCGTGGCTGTGTGCCGCACACGGCACCGTACCGCCGCCTCCCGTGGACGACGTGCGCGTGGTGGTGTTCGCAGGCGATCACGGCATCACCCGTACGAGGCCGGACGTGTCGGCCTATCCACGGCAGATCACCGCGGCCATGCTGCGGACGTTCGTGACCGGGAAGAGCGGGGTCACCGTACTGGCCCGCCAGGTCGGCGCACGGGTACGGGTGCTCGACATCGCGGTGGACGTCGACCTCGACCACATCCCCGAGGAGGTCCGGGCGTTCAAGGTGCGCCACGGTTCCGGCTCCATCGACGTCGAGGACGCGTTGGCACCGGACGAGGTCGAACGCGCGTTCGACCTCGGCCGTGCCGTGGCCGACGAGGAGATCGACGCCGGGGCGCAGGTGCTCATCCCCGGCGACATGGGTATCGGCAACAGCACGGTGGCCGCCGCACTCGTCGCGGCGTCCCTCGGTCTGCCCGCGGACGAGGTCGTGGGTACGGGAACGGGGGTGGACGAGGACGGACGCGCCCGGAAGGTGGCGGTGCTCGATGCGGCACTGGCTCGTGCGGGCCACGTCGAGGACCCACTGTCGCTGCTGGCCGCCCTCGGCAGCGCGTGCGCGGCGGCGACGGCCGGATTCGTGGTCCAGGCCGCGGTGCGCGCGACCCCGGTGCTCCTGGACGGCGTGTTCTCCTGCGCGGCGGCGCTCGTGGCCCGCGACCTCGCCCCGGACGCCCCACGCTGGTGGTTGGCCGGTCACCGTTCCACGGAACCGGCGCAGGGCCACGCGCTCAAGGCGTTGGGCCTGGAGCCGATTCTGGACCTCGGGCTGCGCTTGGGTGAGGGCAGCGGCGCGGTGCAGGCCGTCTCCGTGCTCAAAGCGGCGAGGGCGGTGCTGGCCGAGATGGGCGCTCTCGCCGATCTCACATGA
- a CDS encoding bifunctional adenosylcobinamide kinase/adenosylcobinamide-phosphate guanylyltransferase: MMNEPRRRVTEFVANRLEVGAALLRSYGRRARGGGRTLVLGGVRSGKSRHAEELMSGYRYVTYVAGSAPPTGDDPEWAARVAAHRARRPAHWRTIETLDIAGTLRQVTSPVLIDCLGTWLARVLGEVGAWEQRPGWQRAVDERLQDFVDAWQTTTVPVVAVSNEVGSGVVPATHSGRVFRDVLGALNTAVAAGADSVRLVVAGRVVHL; encoded by the coding sequence ATGATGAACGAACCGAGGCGGCGGGTCACCGAGTTCGTGGCCAATCGACTGGAGGTGGGTGCTGCGCTGCTGCGCAGCTACGGCCGCCGCGCGCGGGGCGGGGGACGGACACTCGTCCTGGGCGGAGTCCGGTCCGGCAAGTCACGACACGCCGAAGAGCTCATGTCGGGGTATCGCTACGTCACCTATGTGGCGGGTAGCGCTCCCCCGACCGGCGACGACCCCGAATGGGCGGCTCGGGTGGCCGCACATCGCGCACGCAGGCCCGCCCATTGGCGCACGATCGAGACCCTCGACATCGCGGGCACGCTCCGACAGGTGACCTCACCTGTACTCATCGACTGCCTCGGTACGTGGTTGGCCCGTGTCCTCGGCGAGGTGGGAGCCTGGGAGCAGCGCCCCGGCTGGCAACGTGCCGTCGACGAGCGGCTACAGGACTTCGTGGACGCGTGGCAGACCACGACCGTGCCCGTGGTGGCGGTGAGCAACGAGGTGGGTTCCGGTGTCGTCCCCGCCACCCACTCGGGCCGGGTGTTCCGGGACGTGTTGGGTGCGTTGAACACGGCGGTGGCGGCGGGTGCGGACTCGGTGCGACTCGTCGTGGCGGGTCGGGTCGTGCACCTGTAG
- a CDS encoding FAD-binding and (Fe-S)-binding domain-containing protein has translation MIPVTTLAEDLARAVSGEVDDSTTARAMFSMDASNYRHVPRVVVFPRTTEDVAATLRVCRAHGVPVTARGAGTGIGGQALGEGVVLDYSRHLNKVLEVDPERRIARVQPGVVLDTLRAAAAKHGLTFGPDPSTHSRCTLGGMIGNDACGPHSVAWGRTADNVVSLEVLTGDGTRLTVGPGGELTGQPADRVSRIREKLRRLAQRNLAVLRTAFPDLPRRVSGYALDALLPENGFDVARALVGTEGTCVLLLEATVRLVPAPAARALVVAGFADDVAAADAVPSVLPHRPLTVEGMGADLIEAMLVRGRRPAALDALPEGRGWLFIEVGGDDPTDARRRAEDVAEALARETDATTSVAVEPAQQRQLWSIRESAAGIATRMADGSEAWPGWEDAAVDPKRLGSYLRGFRALLASYGLRGVPYGHFGEGCVHVRIDFDLLSEEGVRTFRRFLTDAADLVVAHGGSLSGEHGDGQARAELLPRMYPPEVLRLFEAFKAIWDPDNLLNPGNLVRPRPLDADLRFSGPIRDLPITLRYPHDGGSLATATRRCVGVGKCVDTSTGVMCPSYMVTRREEHSTRGRARLLFEMMRGETITDGWDSTEVRDALDLCLACKGCLSDCPVNVDMAAYKAEFLHHHYAGKLRPASHYSLGFLPLWARLASLAPGVVNAVLRSPVASLAKRLGGVAEERQLPTFARTTLRKAWRRKPGRVDGNRPRVMLWPDTFTTYFAPEIGAAATRVLEHAGFDVVLPRSTVCCGLTWISTGQLGIARRVLRHTLRVLTEPIEAGTPIVGLEPSCLAVLRHDVHDLLDTPPIPVLTLAEFLDRHAPDVEFGELNIPAMTQQHCHQHAVLGNDADERVLRRIGVDNRTLDSGCCGLAGNFGVERGHYEVSVAAAQRVLVPEVEAASPETLVLADGFSCRTQIGELTGRRSLHLAQVLDRALTTRRKQ, from the coding sequence GTGATCCCCGTGACGACGCTCGCCGAGGACCTCGCGCGCGCCGTGTCGGGCGAAGTGGACGACAGCACGACCGCACGCGCGATGTTCAGCATGGACGCGTCGAACTACCGACACGTGCCGCGGGTCGTGGTGTTCCCCCGCACGACCGAGGACGTGGCCGCCACCCTGCGGGTGTGCCGTGCCCACGGGGTTCCCGTGACGGCGCGGGGAGCGGGCACCGGTATCGGCGGTCAGGCCCTCGGTGAGGGGGTCGTGCTCGACTACAGCCGCCACCTCAACAAGGTGCTGGAGGTCGACCCCGAGCGGCGGATCGCCCGGGTGCAACCCGGAGTCGTCCTCGACACCCTGCGCGCGGCCGCCGCGAAACACGGGCTGACGTTCGGCCCCGACCCCTCCACCCACAGCCGATGCACCCTGGGCGGCATGATCGGCAACGACGCGTGCGGACCGCACTCGGTGGCGTGGGGACGCACGGCCGACAACGTGGTGTCGTTGGAGGTGCTCACAGGGGACGGAACCCGACTGACGGTCGGCCCCGGGGGAGAACTCACCGGACAACCCGCCGACCGGGTGTCGCGCATCCGCGAAAAGCTGCGGCGACTGGCACAACGCAACCTGGCCGTACTGCGGACCGCGTTCCCCGATCTGCCCAGGCGGGTGTCCGGCTATGCGCTCGACGCCCTGCTGCCGGAGAACGGCTTCGACGTCGCGCGGGCACTCGTGGGCACGGAGGGCACGTGCGTCCTGCTGCTCGAGGCCACCGTGCGACTCGTTCCCGCTCCCGCCGCCAGGGCGCTCGTGGTGGCCGGTTTCGCCGACGACGTCGCCGCCGCCGACGCCGTCCCGTCGGTCCTGCCGCACCGACCCCTCACGGTGGAGGGGATGGGCGCCGACCTCATCGAGGCCATGCTCGTGCGAGGGCGCCGTCCCGCCGCGCTCGACGCGCTTCCCGAAGGGCGCGGGTGGTTGTTCATCGAGGTCGGTGGCGACGACCCCACCGATGCACGGCGTCGGGCGGAGGACGTGGCGGAGGCGCTCGCCCGCGAAACCGACGCCACCACCTCCGTGGCTGTCGAACCGGCGCAGCAACGGCAACTGTGGTCCATCCGTGAGTCCGCGGCGGGCATCGCCACGCGGATGGCCGACGGTTCCGAGGCGTGGCCGGGCTGGGAGGACGCCGCCGTGGACCCGAAACGGCTCGGTTCCTACCTGCGCGGTTTCCGTGCCCTGCTCGCCTCCTACGGTCTCCGCGGCGTGCCGTACGGCCATTTCGGCGAAGGCTGCGTACACGTGCGCATCGATTTCGACCTCCTCAGCGAGGAGGGGGTCCGCACGTTCCGGCGGTTCCTCACCGACGCCGCCGACCTCGTCGTCGCCCACGGTGGTTCGCTGTCCGGTGAACACGGCGACGGGCAGGCCCGAGCCGAACTGCTGCCACGCATGTATCCGCCGGAGGTACTGCGCCTGTTCGAAGCGTTCAAAGCGATCTGGGACCCGGACAACCTGTTGAACCCGGGAAATCTCGTGCGTCCCCGCCCGCTCGACGCGGACCTGCGCTTCTCCGGGCCGATACGGGACCTACCGATCACGTTGCGGTATCCGCACGACGGCGGCAGCCTCGCCACCGCGACCCGCCGGTGCGTGGGCGTGGGCAAATGCGTCGACACGTCCACCGGCGTCATGTGCCCGAGCTACATGGTCACGCGCCGCGAGGAGCACTCCACCCGCGGCCGGGCGCGCCTGCTGTTCGAGATGATGCGCGGCGAGACCATCACCGACGGCTGGGATTCGACCGAGGTTCGCGACGCGCTCGATTTGTGCCTGGCGTGCAAGGGCTGCCTGTCGGATTGCCCGGTCAATGTGGACATGGCGGCGTACAAGGCGGAGTTTCTGCACCACCACTACGCGGGCAAACTGCGTCCGGCCAGCCACTACTCGCTGGGATTCCTACCGCTGTGGGCCCGGCTGGCCTCGCTGGCCCCGGGCGTGGTCAACGCAGTGCTCCGCTCCCCTGTGGCCAGCCTGGCGAAACGGCTCGGTGGTGTCGCCGAGGAACGCCAACTGCCCACTTTCGCCCGGACCACGCTGCGTAAGGCGTGGCGGCGCAAACCCGGACGCGTCGACGGCAACCGTCCCCGCGTGATGCTGTGGCCGGACACCTTCACCACCTACTTCGCCCCCGAGATCGGTGCGGCCGCCACCCGGGTGCTCGAACACGCCGGGTTCGACGTCGTCCTGCCGCGTTCGACGGTGTGCTGTGGTCTGACCTGGATCTCCACGGGCCAGCTCGGCATCGCCCGGCGGGTGTTGCGCCACACCCTGCGGGTGTTGACGGAACCCATCGAGGCCGGCACTCCCATCGTGGGGTTGGAGCCGAGCTGCCTGGCCGTGCTGCGCCATGACGTGCACGACCTGCTCGACACCCCTCCGATTCCCGTGTTGACGCTGGCCGAGTTCCTCGACCGGCACGCGCCGGACGTTGAGTTCGGCGAGCTCAACATCCCTGCCATGACCCAACAGCACTGTCACCAGCACGCCGTGCTGGGCAACGACGCCGATGAGCGTGTGCTGCGCAGGATCGGTGTGGACAACCGCACGCTCGACTCGGGCTGTTGTGGACTGGCGGGCAACTTCGGTGTCGAACGCGGACACTACGAGGTGTCGGTCGCGGCCGCCCAGCGCGTTCTCGTCCCCGAGGTGGAGGCGGCGAGCCCGGAGACGCTGGTGCTCGCCGACGGGTTCAGCTGTCGCACGCAGATCGGGGAGCTCACCGGGCGCCGTTCACTGCACCTGGCCCAAGTGCTGGATCGAGCTCTGACCACCCGGCGCAAGCAGTGA
- a CDS encoding hydroxyacid-oxoacid transhydrogenase: protein MTVYVHETVFTWGATPLKFGAGAVDEIGYDLAQQDIRRVLLITDPGIAATGVPQRIADAAKAAGLTVEIYDGVHVEPTDASVLAAVEFARQSEWDGFVGVGGGSAIDTAKAVNLLTTYPADLFDYVNKPIGAAKAPPGPLKPLVAVPTTAGTGSETTPVCIMDFLELKVKSGISHPALRPTMAVIDPLLTLSMPPRVTAASGMDVLCHALESYTAKPFHSFSRHTPESRVAYNGANPISDTWTEKALHLLARSFRKAVLNGGDLEARTDMMLAATFAGMGFGNAGVHIPHACAYPIAGRVRDYRPADYPQEEPLVPHGESVALTAPAAFRFTFPTDPDKHLHAARILAPTLPEQRDPREQLPSALASLMRDIGLPNGLGGVGYDTSDVPDLVEGAMKQQRLLTISPRPVREHDLEAILLDSLENW, encoded by the coding sequence GGCCGTCGATGAGATCGGTTACGACCTCGCCCAACAGGACATCCGGCGGGTGTTGCTCATCACCGACCCCGGTATCGCGGCCACCGGAGTCCCCCAGCGGATCGCCGACGCCGCCAAGGCCGCCGGACTCACCGTCGAGATCTACGACGGCGTACACGTCGAACCGACCGACGCCAGCGTCCTCGCCGCCGTCGAATTCGCCCGTCAGTCCGAGTGGGACGGCTTCGTCGGAGTGGGCGGGGGTTCGGCCATCGACACGGCCAAGGCGGTCAACCTGCTCACCACCTACCCGGCGGACCTGTTCGACTACGTCAACAAGCCCATCGGCGCGGCGAAGGCCCCGCCCGGGCCGCTCAAGCCCCTCGTCGCCGTGCCCACCACCGCGGGAACAGGGTCCGAGACCACACCGGTGTGCATCATGGACTTCCTCGAGCTCAAGGTGAAGTCCGGCATCAGTCACCCCGCGCTGAGGCCGACCATGGCCGTCATCGACCCGCTACTCACCCTGTCGATGCCGCCCCGCGTCACGGCCGCCAGTGGTATGGACGTGCTCTGCCACGCCCTGGAGTCCTACACCGCCAAACCGTTCCACTCCTTCTCCCGACACACCCCCGAGAGCCGGGTCGCCTACAACGGTGCCAACCCCATTTCGGACACCTGGACCGAAAAAGCCCTCCACCTGCTCGCGCGATCCTTCCGCAAGGCCGTGCTCAACGGCGGTGACCTGGAGGCGCGTACGGACATGATGCTGGCCGCCACGTTCGCCGGGATGGGATTCGGCAACGCGGGCGTGCACATCCCACACGCGTGCGCCTATCCGATCGCGGGGCGGGTACGCGACTACCGCCCCGCCGACTATCCGCAGGAGGAGCCGCTCGTACCGCACGGCGAGTCGGTCGCCCTGACCGCGCCCGCTGCCTTCCGGTTCACCTTCCCCACCGATCCCGACAAGCACCTGCACGCCGCGCGCATCCTCGCCCCGACGCTGCCCGAGCAACGCGACCCGCGCGAACAGCTGCCATCCGCGTTAGCCTCGCTCATGCGGGACATCGGCTTGCCCAACGGGCTCGGCGGTGTCGGCTACGACACTTCGGACGTGCCCGATCTGGTGGAGGGGGCCATGAAGCAACAGCGCCTGCTGACCATCTCCCCCCGTCCGGTACGGGAGCACGACCTCGAAGCGATCCTCCTCGACTCCCTCGAGAACTGGTGA